The Sabethes cyaneus chromosome 1, idSabCyanKW18_F2, whole genome shotgun sequence DNA segment aagtggtacaacggtggtttctgtacctacctctttcaccgttgtacgaagctacaactgctcgatttttactgcgcgcagcgccaatgactggtagttgtgataacaaaaactaagcagaattttaaattaattattattttgcaagattttggcaaagatttaacgctaaacgctcggcatcttgaaatttgtgtttacatttcgcgAATAGGAACAAAAACCAACGCTTAGACCATGCAATTAGAGATTATCGATGATGAGCATAACCACGTACAACGTACAGTagtatgtctgtcacccttccgttgtacatgtacaacgctgtacacgtacaacgctggtacaattgtatatgtctgtctagggtattaccttcgtagtcgcgaattacccagataacacaagatcgtacccagataacacaaaatcgtaatagaaagttcacattaaatcgttttcatgtcaattttacattggacttctataatgattagagtatgtcaaaacaaagttaaCAATATTTAAATTGTTTTTCAGTCGTGCGTGTTTTCATATATAACTCATaattgtgaattataaagcattatagatgtttgcaatatttagttatatcttaatcatatattcaggagtattaagttgcgtgctataaaaaccgctgtataaaatgcatgatagaattaaaaataatcgtcaaaattttcgcacgtatattgcctccactttggtacatatatgctcttatctgacgtgaaatataactttttcgttcagatatgatgtcgtatttctcagttgcaatcgagatatacaaaccaaatggtttactgggtataaATACCTATAGTTTttacgttgtctccgctgagacggaCCAGGTTTCCCAGGTTGGATAGCAGAATCATGGTTTTTCAATTTATGGAAAAAATTTAAGCCTAAAAAGTTATAACAAATTTGGCAACCCTGATTGGCTgtggatttttgtaaacattcatcaaatgGCGCGTAAAGTCTTTGGAAACATTGCTATGTGCTATCGTTTATATAGTCTGTTATATTTTccttaatttttaaattatttaccatatttatttttcaaaaacatgaatgaAACAGTTAAACTAGTTAGTGCACATTACCCATGTCGGGAGCCTTTGATTCGAAAGCTGTATCAATTCTACGGAACTGGAGACTCGTTTCCACCGGCAGTGTACCTATATGGACACACATCGACGGGAAAAAGTTCGATTTTGCGAACCTTTCTTCCCCTGCTTAAGGACACCAAATTTGCAATCCTGAATGCCATTGAATGCTACACCAACAGGATCCTGTTCGAGTCGATCATTAACCGTCTGCAGTCGCATGTGCCTAGTGCCGAAAACGGTTACGCGTCGCTAGCGAGCACCGATTGCATGAAGGATTTTGTTGGCCATCTGGAGCGGTTTGATACGCGCTTCGGGTATGTCGTTGTGCTGGAAAATGCTGAACGTGTCCGAGATATGGATCATAATGTTCTGCCAATGTTGCTACGTTTGCCAGAGGTTACCGGTTTGAACATTTCCGTCCTGCTGGTATCGGATCTACCCTTCGAGAAGTACTATGTGCGGACGGGGCTCTCGCCCGTGATTAAGCTGTTTGTGCCCGAGTACAGTAAGGCTGATATTCTGACAATTTTGCGGAATGATTTCCCGAGAGTACAGCAACAGTTGAAGGCGAATGTCAATGATATGTAAgattatcattttttttattgtgaagATActaaataaaatttacttttagaAAAAGTGGTCTCTCAGATAATGAAATTCAGAGCAAAATAAGCATTCTCGACAGTTTAACCGAAGACTTTTACGAGAATTATCTCAATATATTTTTGAGTGTATTCTTCAAGGTATGTCGTGATCTGAAAGAGCTGCAACTGGTATCGTTCGAATGCTACCAGAGCTACTGTGAGCCAGTTCTGAACGGTACGATTGCATCCAATGATGTTACCAAACTTTGGCGACACATATCCAAAACGATGAAACTTGCGCTCAGTACCATATATATGCGAATGGGTAATGTTAATCAAGAACTGGGTCGTCCCAGTAACACACTAGCCCTGGAGCAAGCTCCAGAAACGATTGAACAGATGCAAACGATGAAACGCCTGGCCCAGAACTTAGAACTTCCCTTCTACGCTAAGTATCTGCTGATTGCAGCCTATCTGGCAAGTCATAACGCCGCCAAGGAAGACAAACGTCTGTTTATGAAGAACCACGGCAAGCAACGCAAACGACTGCAGTCCGTTATGGCTAAGGCAAAAGTTTCCGAGAAAATGGCTACCCAGCTAGGACCGAAATCATTCACGGTCGACCGCCTGCTGGCTATCTTCTACGCGATTCTGGACGATAAGGTGGGTCTGACGTGCAATTTGCTAGCGCAAATTTCAACTCTGGTCCATCTGAAATTCATGATATTTGCGTCCGGTGAGGGCACAGTCATGGAAGGAAGTGCTCGCCTGCAGTGCACCGTCGGGTTGGATTTCATCGTTCATATCGGTAAAATGGTCGGTTTCAACGTTAGACAATACCTGTGTGATTTCTTCTAGGTTTGTAGTAATTTATTTCCCACtaatttgtaattatttgtaaTAAATATTGCGGTAAATCGGTAATGTGAATGGTTTCACTGATGGTTGTATCTCGGGAGCGCAGCTGCAGTAGACCGTGCGAGAGGCTGTCTATCCGAACTATGAGACTGAATGGAACTCCCATCATGTCCAAGCTGTGGAGTTGTTTCGCAAGACTGTCGTCCATTTGGTTAAACGGTTGAGACGTGCAATCCAGAACGGTCACGTTCGATCGCC contains these protein-coding regions:
- the LOC128739629 gene encoding origin recognition complex subunit 5; the protein is MNETVKLVSAHYPCREPLIRKLYQFYGTGDSFPPAVYLYGHTSTGKSSILRTFLPLLKDTKFAILNAIECYTNRILFESIINRLQSHVPSAENGYASLASTDCMKDFVGHLERFDTRFGYVVVLENAERVRDMDHNVLPMLLRLPEVTGLNISVLLVSDLPFEKYYVRTGLSPVIKLFVPEYSKADILTILRNDFPRVQQQLKANVNDMLKFTFRKSGLSDNEIQSKISILDSLTEDFYENYLNIFLSVFFKVCRDLKELQLVSFECYQSYCEPVLNGTIASNDVTKLWRHISKTMKLALSTIYMRMGNVNQELGRPSNTLALEQAPETIEQMQTMKRLAQNLELPFYAKYLLIAAYLASHNAAKEDKRLFMKNHGKQRKRLQSVMAKAKVSEKMATQLGPKSFTVDRLLAIFYAILDDKVGLTCNLLAQISTLVHLKFMIFASGEGTVMEGSARLQCTVGLDFIVHIGKMVGFNVRQYLCDFF